The nucleotide sequence GTGCGGACCGGGATGTCGTAGAGCATGACCGGCAGGTCGGTGGCCGACGCGACCGCGGTGAAGTGCTGGTACAGCGCCTCCTGCGGCGGCCGGCTGTAGTACGGCGTGACGAGGAGCAGCCCGTGCGCGCCGGCCTTCTGCGCGGCCTGGGCCAGCTCACTGGTGTGCCGGGTGTCGTTGGTGCCGACCCCGGCGACGACGCGGGCGCGCGAGCCGACGGCTTCGAGCACCGCCCGCAGGATGTGGTCCTTCTCGGCGTCGGAGGTGGTGGGGCTCTCGCCCGTGGTGCCGGACACGACGATGCCGTCGGCGCCGTCGGCGACGAGCTTCTCCGCCAGGGCGGCGGTCCCCTCGAGGTCGAGGCCGCCGTCGTCGAGGAACGGCGTGACCAGGGCGACCGACAGGCGGCCGAAGGGTGCGGCCCCCGGCGCGCCGGTGGTGGCGGCGGCGAGGGTGAAGAGCTCGTCAGACATGGGTGAAGGTTACCGTGATCCGCGCCCGCGGGCCGACTCGCCTCACTGTCCGGCGCTGGTCAGGGCGACGGCCCTGGCGCGAGTCTCGCTCACCCCGGCGAGCACCTCGGCCAGCCGCGGGTCGGACTGGACGTCGGCGCCGGCGTGCCGCAGCCTCGTGACGAGGAACGCGAGCTCGGTGACGGCGCCCTGGTAGGCGCGGACGGCGCGCGCGGCGTCGCGGCCGTACTGCGACTTCATCGCCGCGGTCCAGCGGTGCCGGCTGCGCATGGTCGTCAGCAGGTCGACCTCGTACCACGGGATCCAGCCGGCCTGCACGAACTCGCCCAGCCGCTCGGCGACGACGCGCTGCTCGCGGCGGCGCTGCCACAGCGCGGTGCTGAGCATCGCGGCGAACAGCGGCACCATGACGACGACGTAGACGGCGACGAAGCCCTGCCCGTCGTCCCACAGCGCCGACGCGTTCCACAGCGCGTGCAGCCCGGCGGCCAGCAGGTACCCGACGAGCGGCAGCACCACCCGGGCCCGGGTCGAGTGGCGTTGCGCGGCGATGCCGACGGCGATGCCGATGAACACGGTGAACAGCGGGTGCGCGAACGGCGAGAAGATGCCGCGCACGACGAACACGGTGTAGCCGTCGATCGACGCGGTGTCGAAGGCCCGGCCCAGGTAGAGGATGTTCTCGACGAACGCGAACCCGGCCGCCACCAGCCCGGCGTAGACGATGCCGTCGACCAGCCCGTCCAGCTCGTCGCGCCACCACCACAGCAGGCCGACGAGGAACGCGCCCTTCAGCGCCTCCTCGACGAACGGCGCCGACACCACCGACGACGTGTACTCGCCGTAGGTGACCGCGACGAGCGAGTTCACCAGCAGCGCGCCCAGCGTCGCGACGCCGCCGCCCCACAGGAACGCCGCCAGCATCGTCCGTCCGGGCTCGGGCTCCCAGCGGTCCAGCCACAGGAACGCGCCGACGACGACCACGACCGGCAGCAGCGCGAACAGCGTCGCGACGGCGACGGTGGACGGCGCGAGGTCGCCGACCGCGAGCCCGAGCACCACGACCGCGCTCCCGGCCGCCGCGACCAGCCCGAGCACCGGCCAGAGGACGCGGCGGCGCTGCTGCCGGCTCCACGGCTGGTGCTGGGCGGGGGCCCGGCTCACGGGCCCGGTCATGGGGCTGTCACATGCCGATCTCGGGTCGGTCGATGGCCGCAGGAACGGTCACACCGGTCCGTGGCGTTGCACCGACGATTCGAGGAACCTTCGGCCCCTCTCATCGCCGGTCTCTCCCGACCCTCGGGGTGACGTCGACGAGCAGCGGGCCGGTTCCGTCGACCCGGATGTGGGCGGGGCTGGCGGCGACGAGGTCGGCCTCCAGTTGCCGCGCCTCGTGGGTGGACACGACGCCGACGACGGCCATGCCGGCCGCCCGGGCCGCGGCGATGCCGCTGGGCGCGTCCTCGACGACGACGCACCGCGCGGGGTCGGCGCCCAGCCGCTGGGCGCCGAGCAGGTACGGCTCGGGGTGCGGCTTGCCGCGCAGGACGTCGTCGGCGGTGACGATGACGGCGGCCGGCTCCAGCCCGGCGGCGCGCATGCGGGCGGTGGCGATGACGGTGCTGCCGGACGTGACGATGGCGCGGCGGTCCGCCGGGATGGACGCCAGCAGCTCCGCCGCGCCGGGCATCGGGCGGACCGTGCCGGCGTCCTCGATCTCGATCTCGTCGATGCGGGCCAGGGCGGCGCTGACCTGCGGTCCCGGCAGCAGGCCGGCCACGATGTCGGCGGTGGTGCGGCCGTGCGCGCCGGCCAGGCGGGCCGGGTCGACGTCGTACTGACGGCACCAGCGCAGCCAGCTGCGCGCGATGGAGTCGGTCGAGTCGACCAGCGTCCCGTCGAGGTCGAGCAGGATCGCTTCGGCTTTCAGCACCACGACAAGGGACCCTATCGGGCAGACGCCGGCCTTAGGCGTCGCGGCGGGCGAGCACGGCGGCGGCGACGGCGAGCAGCGCGGCCGTCCATACGGCCATGACCAGCCCGCCGGGCAGCGGCGCGAGCGCGTCGTCGATCGCCAGCCGGTCGCTGCCGGCGATCATCCGCATGCCGGCCAGGTCGGGCAGATACCGCGCCAGCGGCGTGACCTTGGACAGCAGGAACGACACCGACACCACCGAACCGTTGGCCACCAGCACGATCAGCGGGACGACGCCGCTGCGGGTCAGGACGGTGATCGCCAGCGCGATGAGCGCGGTGAGCGTCGCGTACGCGGCGGCGCCGAGCCAGCGGCCGGGTTCGACCTCCCCCGCGTCATCGCCGACGGCCCGCGCGACCAGGAGCGCGGCGGGCATCGCGACGACGGCTGCCGCGGCGACGAGGGCGACGACGGTCACCGCCTTCGCGACCAGCACCGTCGCCCGGCGCGGCATGGCGGCGAACGTGGTCGCGATCGGCCGGGCGCCGCTGTACTCGCTGCCGACCACGACGACGCCGATGACGATCGCGCCGAGGGTCAGCAGCGGGGCCGCGGACATGGCGGCGTCGGCGGCGGAGTCGCCCGCGCCCTGCGACGCGTTGAGAGCCGCCAGCGCGACCGGCCCGGCGACCGCGACGGCCAGCCCGGCGATCGCCGCGGGCAGGGTGAGCGCCTTGCGCAGCTCCGCCGCCACGGCGTCGAGCGCGGTCACGACGCACCGCCGGTCAGCGCGAAGAACGCGTCCTCCAGCGTCGGGTGCCCGGCGGTGACGCGGTCCAGCGGCCCGGCCGCCACGATCCGGCCGGCGGCGATCACGACGAGGTCGTCGGCCAGTTCGGCGACCTCGCCCATGAGGTGGCTCGACAGCAGCACCGTCCCGCCGTCGTCCGCGTACGAGCGCAGCAGCCCGCGGATCCACCGGATGCCCTCCGGGTCCAGCCCGTTCACCGGCTCGTCCAGCACCAGCGCGGCCGGCTCGCCGAGCAGCGCGGCGGCCAGGCCCAGCCGCTGCCCCATCCCCAGCGACAGCCGGCCGGCCCGGGTGCGGCCGGCGCCGGCCAGGCCGACCTGCTCCAGCACCTCCCCGACCCGCCGCCGCGGGATGGCGTTGCTGCGCGCCACCCAGGCCAGGTGCTGACGGGCGGAGCGGGACCGGTGCGCGCCGGAGCCGTCCAGCACCGACCCGACGACGTGCAGCGGCCGCCGCAGCGCACGGTACGGCCGGCCACTGACCAGCGCCGCGCCGGACGTCGGCCGGTCCAGCCCGAGCAGGATCCGCAGCGTCGAGGACTTGCCGGCGCCGTTCGGCCCGAGGAACGCGGTCACCCGGCCGGGCTCGGCCCCGAACGTCACGCCGGAGAGCACGTCGCGGGCGCCGCGGCGTTTCACCACATCGTCGAAGGTCAGCATGGGCCCATGTCAGCCGAGCTCAAGCCTGTTGTCATCGGACCACGGTCGCTCGGACCCTGGTCCGATGCCGGGGCTCGGCGCCGTCCTTAGGGTGTGTCTCCCGGGTCTCGGCCGTAGCGAGCGGCGTCCAGGTGGATGCCTCGCAAGGCCGAGAAAGGAGTCATAGCGGGGTTCTATGACGACTGACGAGAACGCAGCGCGGCGCCGCCTGGGCGTCGCGCAGTAGGCCATGGACCCGGGAGACACACCCTAAACTCGCGGGATGGAGACCGGCCGCCCGACGTGGAGGTCCCGGGCCTGGCCGGTGGCGTGGACGGCGCTCGGCGTGCTGCTCATGGTGCTGCTGGCGGCCGGTGCGCAGGGGCCGGCGGCGCAGCTGCTGCCGCTCGGTGTCGTCGGGTTGGCGGTGCTGGTGTCGGTCTGGGCGGTCGTGCGCACCCGCCGCGAGCGCCGCGCCCACGAGGACCGGCTGGCGGCGTGGGCGGGCGAGCGCGCGGCCCAGGCGGAGCGGCTGCGGATCGCCGCCGACCTGCACGACCTCGTCTCGCACGGGCTGGGCCTGATCACCGTCCGCGCCGCCGTCGCCGCCCGGCTGACCGGACCCGGCGGACCGGCCGAGCAGGCGGCCGCGCTGGCCGACATCGAGGAGGTCAGCCGCGAGACCACCACGGAGCTGCGCCGCATGCTCACCGTCCTGCGCTCCCCCGACGCCGCGGCGGCCCTGCGGCCGGCGGAGTCGCTGGCCGACCTGCCCGGCGTCGTCGCGGCCGCCCGCGGCGCCGGCCTGGACGCGTCGCTGGAGGTCACGCCGCCGCCGGGTGTCTCGCCGGGGGTGCAGCTCACCGTGTGCGCCGTCGTCCGCGAGGCGCTGAGCAACACCGCCCGGCACGCCGGCCCGACCGCGGTGCGGGTGCGGGTGCGCCGCGACGGCGGGACGGTCGTGGTGACGATCGCCGACGACGGCCCGGCCGGCGGCTGGCAGCCCCGTCCCGGCGCCGGGCACGGGCTGGCCGGCCTGTGGGAACGGGTGACGGCGCTCGGCGGCACGCTGGACGCCGGCCCGGACGGCGCGGGCTTCGCCGTCACCGCCGCCCTCCCCGACCACCCCGTTGATCATGGAGAAGGTCGGCTCCAGAGGGCCTCGGAAGCCGACCTTCTCCATGATCAACAGCGCGGGGGCGGCGGGGTGGTGGGACGGTGACGTCGACCGTCCGCGTGCTGATCGCCGACGACCAGCCGCTGCTGCGGCACAGCCTGGCGCTGCTGCTCGACGCCGCGCCGGACCTCGCCGTCGCGGGGACGGCCGGGACCGGCGGCGAGGCGGTCTCGCTCGCCGCCGAGCTGCGGCCGGACGTCGTGCTGACGGACATCCGGATGCCGGGCGGCGACGGCATCGAGGCGACCCGGCGGATCACCGGCGACCCCGCGCTCGCCGCCACCCGGGTGCTGGTGCTGAGCATGTTCGAGCTGGACGAGTACGTGTACGCCGCGCTGCGGGCCGGGGCCAGCGGGTTCCTGCTCAAGGACGCCCGGCCGGAGCAGCTGCTCGACGCGGTCCGGCGCACGCACGCGGGCGAGTCGCTGTTCGCGCCGAGCATCCTGACTCGGCTGGTGGACCATTACGTCGGACGGCCCGCGCGGGCGCCGGCGACGCGGCTGGACCGGCTGACCGAGCGCGAGACCGAGGTGCTGGCTCTTGTCGCGGCCGGCCTGTCCAACGACGAGATCGCCGCCGCGCTGACCATCTCGATCAAGACGGTGAAGACGCACATCGGCCACCTGCTGGCCAAGCTGGCTGCCCGCGACCGCGCGCAGCTCGTCATCGCCGCGTACGAGAGCGGCCTGGCCGGTCAGGCGTCGTAGTCGACGTCGAGGGTGGGCGTCGTGGGGTGTGACTGGCAGGTCAGGACGTAGCCGGCCGCGATCTCGTCGTCCTCGAGGGCGTAGCGGCGCTCCATGGTGACGGCGCCGTCGAGGACCTTCGCCCGGCAGGTGCCGCAGACGCCGCCCTTGCAGGCGAACGGCGCGTCGTTGCGGACGCGGAGCACGGCCTCGAGCACGGTCTCATCCGGGTCGTCGAGGGTGACCTCGGTGCGACGGCCGTCCAGCGACGCGGTGACGGCGCACGTCACGGCCTGCTGGCGGGCCTCTTCGCGGATCGCCGGAGGCGGGTCGCCGACGTGGTACAGCTCGGCGTGGACGTGGGCGCGCTCGACGCCGCGGGCGGCCAGCACCTCGCGGGCGGTCGTGATCAGCTCGTACGGCCCGCACAGGTACCAGTCGTCGACGGTCTCCGGCGGCAGCAGCGTGTCGAGCAGCCGGCCGAGGCGCTCGCCGTCCAGCCGGCCGGACAGCAGCTCCGTCGACCCAGGCTCGCGCGACAGCACGTGCACCAGCTGCAGCCGGCCCGGGTGACGGTCCTTGAGGTCGGCCAGCTCGTCGGTGAACATCACCGACGACGACGTCCGGTTGCCGTAGAGCAGCGTGATGCGGCTGTCCGGCTCGGTGGCCAGCGCCGTCGCGACGATCGACAGCACCGGCGTGATGCCGCTGCCGGCCGCGACCAGCGCGTAGTGCCTGCCCTGCTCCGGGCCGAACGACGGCGTGAACCGGCCGGCCGGCGTCATGACGTCGACCTCGTCGCCGGGCGCCAGGGTCGTCAGCGCGTGCGAGGAGAACACGCCGCCGGGGATCCGCTTCACCGCGATGCGCAGCACCCCCGACCCGGCCGGCGAGCAGATCGAGTAGCTGCGCCGCACGCCGTCACCACCGGGCAGGGCGACGTTGACGTGCTGGCCGGCGGCGAAGTCGTAGGCCTCGGCCAGCTCGGCCGGCACGGCGAACGTGACGGCGACGGCGTC is from Jiangella alkaliphila and encodes:
- the paaE gene encoding 1,2-phenylacetyl-CoA epoxidase subunit PaaE — protein: MTTATQAATARRHSVVHRLRVASVEPLTADAVAVTFAVPAELAEAYDFAAGQHVNVALPGGDGVRRSYSICSPAGSGVLRIAVKRIPGGVFSSHALTTLAPGDEVDVMTPAGRFTPSFGPEQGRHYALVAAGSGITPVLSIVATALATEPDSRITLLYGNRTSSSVMFTDELADLKDRHPGRLQLVHVLSREPGSTELLSGRLDGERLGRLLDTLLPPETVDDWYLCGPYELITTAREVLAARGVERAHVHAELYHVGDPPPAIREEARQQAVTCAVTASLDGRRTEVTLDDPDETVLEAVLRVRNDAPFACKGGVCGTCRAKVLDGAVTMERRYALEDDEIAAGYVLTCQSHPTTPTLDVDYDA
- a CDS encoding HAD-IA family hydrolase, translated to MVLKAEAILLDLDGTLVDSTDSIARSWLRWCRQYDVDPARLAGAHGRTTADIVAGLLPGPQVSAALARIDEIEIEDAGTVRPMPGAAELLASIPADRRAIVTSGSTVIATARMRAAGLEPAAVIVTADDVLRGKPHPEPYLLGAQRLGADPARCVVVEDAPSGIAAARAAGMAVVGVVSTHEARQLEADLVAASPAHIRVDGTGPLLVDVTPRVGRDRR
- a CDS encoding sensor histidine kinase codes for the protein METGRPTWRSRAWPVAWTALGVLLMVLLAAGAQGPAAQLLPLGVVGLAVLVSVWAVVRTRRERRAHEDRLAAWAGERAAQAERLRIAADLHDLVSHGLGLITVRAAVAARLTGPGGPAEQAAALADIEEVSRETTTELRRMLTVLRSPDAAAALRPAESLADLPGVVAAARGAGLDASLEVTPPPGVSPGVQLTVCAVVREALSNTARHAGPTAVRVRVRRDGGTVVVTIADDGPAGGWQPRPGAGHGLAGLWERVTALGGTLDAGPDGAGFAVTAALPDHPVDHGEGRLQRASEADLLHDQQRGGGGVVGR
- a CDS encoding PrsW family intramembrane metalloprotease — its product is MTGPVSRAPAQHQPWSRQQRRRVLWPVLGLVAAAGSAVVVLGLAVGDLAPSTVAVATLFALLPVVVVVGAFLWLDRWEPEPGRTMLAAFLWGGGVATLGALLVNSLVAVTYGEYTSSVVSAPFVEEALKGAFLVGLLWWWRDELDGLVDGIVYAGLVAAGFAFVENILYLGRAFDTASIDGYTVFVVRGIFSPFAHPLFTVFIGIAVGIAAQRHSTRARVVLPLVGYLLAAGLHALWNASALWDDGQGFVAVYVVVMVPLFAAMLSTALWQRRREQRVVAERLGEFVQAGWIPWYEVDLLTTMRSRHRWTAAMKSQYGRDAARAVRAYQGAVTELAFLVTRLRHAGADVQSDPRLAEVLAGVSETRARAVALTSAGQ
- the dapA gene encoding 4-hydroxy-tetrahydrodipicolinate synthase, which produces MSDELFTLAAATTGAPGAAPFGRLSVALVTPFLDDGGLDLEGTAALAEKLVADGADGIVVSGTTGESPTTSDAEKDHILRAVLEAVGSRARVVAGVGTNDTRHTSELAQAAQKAGAHGLLLVTPYYSRPPQEALYQHFTAVASATDLPVMLYDIPVRTGVAIETATLIRLAEHDRIVAVKDAKGDVFASSEVMARTGLAYYCGDDALNLALLTHGAVGLVSVVAHVAAAEYAQLIRALDSGDLPRALELHRRLIPAVRGIMTRTQGAIMAKAAVQLRGVIRNRTVRSPLIPATDEQVALLRADLAEAGLA
- a CDS encoding ABC transporter ATP-binding protein, encoding MLTFDDVVKRRGARDVLSGVTFGAEPGRVTAFLGPNGAGKSSTLRILLGLDRPTSGAALVSGRPYRALRRPLHVVGSVLDGSGAHRSRSARQHLAWVARSNAIPRRRVGEVLEQVGLAGAGRTRAGRLSLGMGQRLGLAAALLGEPAALVLDEPVNGLDPEGIRWIRGLLRSYADDGGTVLLSSHLMGEVAELADDLVVIAAGRIVAAGPLDRVTAGHPTLEDAFFALTGGAS
- a CDS encoding response regulator, whose translation is MTSTVRVLIADDQPLLRHSLALLLDAAPDLAVAGTAGTGGEAVSLAAELRPDVVLTDIRMPGGDGIEATRRITGDPALAATRVLVLSMFELDEYVYAALRAGASGFLLKDARPEQLLDAVRRTHAGESLFAPSILTRLVDHYVGRPARAPATRLDRLTERETEVLALVAAGLSNDEIAAALTISIKTVKTHIGHLLAKLAARDRAQLVIAAYESGLAGQAS